A part of Paenibacillus donghaensis genomic DNA contains:
- a CDS encoding AraC family transcriptional regulator: MEIMLTEDRFREKVLFQREYPIHLSDTIGVTTHYQRLHAHDALEINMIKSGTGYYMINGERQDFQGGDILLINANDLHCAYETDNLVMQVITFDASWFLGSLRCDPDILCPFKEMGVYFNNLLDRSHPKMDELRSLLLRMQEEHEGGQQSYTSIVYSYLLQFLVGVSRFFRVDNLKKGKSTVSPLQLDKMRHVTRVMEQRYAYPWTLEELAALTYLSPSRFSDIFRRTVGMSPLMYLIHLRLEHAYSLLESSDRKIVDIAMECGFRTLSNFNRLFKRHIGTEPRNIRGTTPTDCSKIVSVYEQLGGEQGAE, from the coding sequence ATGGAAATTATGCTTACCGAGGACCGCTTTAGAGAGAAGGTGTTGTTTCAAAGGGAATATCCGATCCATCTGAGCGACACGATTGGAGTCACCACCCATTATCAAAGGCTGCATGCTCATGATGCGCTCGAAATCAATATGATCAAATCCGGTACCGGCTATTACATGATCAACGGGGAACGCCAAGATTTTCAGGGTGGGGATATCCTGCTGATTAACGCAAATGATCTTCACTGTGCTTATGAGACTGATAATTTGGTGATGCAGGTTATTACCTTTGATGCTTCCTGGTTCCTGGGCAGTTTGCGCTGTGACCCTGATATTCTATGTCCTTTTAAAGAAATGGGAGTGTATTTCAATAATCTGCTGGACCGCAGCCATCCGAAGATGGATGAGTTACGGTCGCTGCTGCTGCGCATGCAGGAGGAGCATGAAGGCGGACAGCAGTCCTATACCTCGATCGTATATTCCTATTTGCTGCAGTTTCTGGTGGGCGTCAGCCGTTTTTTTCGTGTGGACAACCTGAAGAAAGGCAAGAGCACCGTCAGCCCGCTTCAGCTCGATAAAATGCGCCATGTGACCCGGGTGATGGAGCAGCGTTATGCCTATCCCTGGACTCTGGAAGAATTGGCTGCCCTGACCTATTTAAGTCCCTCGCGTTTCAGTGATATTTTCCGGCGTACGGTCGGAATGTCTCCCCTGATGTATCTAATCCACCTCCGACTGGAGCATGCATATTCGCTGCTTGAATCCTCAGACCGCAAAATCGTCGACATTGCCATGGAATGCGGCTTCCGTACCTTATCCAATTTCAACCGGCTGTTCAAACGCCATATCGGAACCGAACCCCGGAATATTCGCGGCACCACCCCTACCGATTGCAGTAAGATAGTGTCAGTTTATGAGCAGTTAGGCGGAGAGCAAGGCGCAGAATAA
- a CDS encoding tautomerase family protein: MPFVRVSYKEGQYDALQLEGISSEIQRALVEHFNVPEEDFFQVFHGHKASEFYYSPSYMDIKRTDGLLFIQITLKSGRSTAQKKHFYSSLAERLSERVAIRTEDVFVVLVDTEFEDWTFGNGIAQMIGPEGAGRR, from the coding sequence ATGCCATTTGTCAGAGTCAGCTACAAAGAGGGTCAATATGATGCCTTACAATTAGAGGGAATCAGCAGTGAGATCCAGAGGGCGCTGGTGGAGCATTTTAACGTGCCGGAAGAAGATTTCTTCCAGGTATTCCACGGCCATAAGGCCAGCGAGTTTTATTATAGCCCAAGTTATATGGACATTAAGCGCACAGACGGGCTGCTGTTTATCCAAATTACATTGAAATCGGGAAGAAGCACAGCCCAGAAAAAACACTTTTACAGCAGTCTGGCTGAACGGTTGTCGGAGCGGGTGGCGATTAGGACAGAGGATGTTTTTGTCGTATTGGTGGATACGGAATTTGAAGACTGGACGTTCGGCAATGGAATCGCGCAAATGATTGGTCCGGAAGGAGCTGGCCGCAGATGA
- a CDS encoding extracellular solute-binding protein, producing MKSVSKIACTLTAVLSLTLGLAACSGNNSGPNAAGNGKNASNTTSKGTYILGEQPLEFSFYGHYDWYTMPNWGEDLSTKWIKENKQVNVVPVSSGGNAKQKLSTMIVSGELPDVIWTERGSDVEQLRQAGALVPFDDYLDKYPNLKKWAGEETLNMLRSEDGKLYQFPNWYTTQPNGNSGYLVNKKIYNELGAPSLETTEDLYHYLVQVKQKYPEVVPLEVGQGAEGIDVLSSAFAENRPYQYSALSMMAVPSGNELTSVFKDAAFRESLVYANKLFQERLISQDAFTQTREQVEQKIITGNAAVYAASSPTEFGAIGHSLLEAEDPEAGYIMVWPVHKQGLDKNKIFPGSYNQLGWNVSVITTAAKDPEAVFAFLDWFTGPEGQRIIMWGPEGIYWEGTDDEEAPLFTEAFTTDTKGRDELMNATVNLQWNGNTVYVDNSKMKFESTLPEELKSWETKWQSEITWKTQYDTTEFVNLAPAGDSQEGIISQSVSEIYEKARAQAVLNAGSEAEVLAILDKADQDAAQVGYAELLAFKTQKWQDNLSKLK from the coding sequence ATGAAATCCGTTAGCAAAATAGCTTGTACCTTGACCGCCGTACTCAGTCTTACTCTGGGCCTTGCGGCTTGCTCCGGCAACAATTCGGGGCCGAATGCCGCCGGGAATGGGAAGAACGCGTCCAATACAACGTCGAAAGGGACTTATATACTTGGAGAGCAGCCGCTGGAATTCTCCTTCTACGGACATTATGACTGGTATACGATGCCGAATTGGGGAGAAGACCTCTCCACCAAGTGGATCAAGGAGAACAAGCAGGTGAACGTGGTGCCTGTCAGCTCCGGCGGCAATGCCAAGCAGAAGCTGAGCACGATGATTGTGTCAGGCGAACTGCCAGATGTAATCTGGACAGAGCGCGGATCGGATGTGGAGCAGCTGCGGCAGGCCGGTGCGCTGGTTCCTTTTGACGACTATCTGGACAAATACCCGAATCTCAAGAAGTGGGCGGGCGAAGAAACGCTGAATATGCTGCGCTCCGAAGACGGCAAGCTCTATCAGTTCCCGAACTGGTATACGACCCAGCCCAACGGCAACAGCGGTTATCTGGTCAATAAGAAAATTTATAATGAGCTAGGTGCGCCAAGTCTGGAAACAACAGAGGATCTGTATCATTATTTAGTACAGGTGAAGCAGAAATACCCTGAGGTTGTGCCGCTTGAGGTAGGTCAGGGAGCGGAGGGTATCGACGTGCTGTCCTCGGCTTTTGCAGAGAACCGCCCTTATCAATACAGCGCCCTCAGCATGATGGCAGTCCCAAGCGGAAATGAATTAACATCGGTATTCAAGGATGCGGCCTTCCGGGAGTCGCTGGTCTATGCCAACAAGCTGTTCCAGGAACGGCTGATCAGCCAGGACGCCTTCACTCAGACAAGAGAGCAGGTCGAGCAGAAGATTATCACGGGCAATGCGGCTGTGTATGCGGCATCCAGTCCCACAGAATTTGGGGCCATCGGGCACTCGCTGCTGGAAGCCGAAGACCCGGAAGCAGGCTACATCATGGTCTGGCCGGTTCATAAGCAAGGGCTGGACAAGAATAAGATTTTCCCCGGCTCGTATAATCAGTTAGGCTGGAACGTCAGTGTCATCACCACGGCAGCCAAAGACCCGGAAGCGGTATTCGCTTTCCTGGATTGGTTCACCGGACCGGAAGGCCAACGGATTATTATGTGGGGACCGGAGGGCATCTATTGGGAAGGCACGGATGATGAGGAAGCACCGCTCTTTACCGAAGCATTCACGACTGATACGAAAGGCCGCGACGAACTGATGAATGCCACGGTCAATCTGCAGTGGAACGGCAATACGGTCTATGTAGATAATTCCAAAATGAAGTTCGAGTCCACACTGCCTGAGGAGCTGAAGAGCTGGGAAACGAAGTGGCAGTCGGAAATTACCTGGAAGACGCAATATGACACCACAGAATTCGTAAACCTGGCGCCTGCCGGCGATTCCCAGGAGGGGATTATCTCGCAGAGCGTGTCCGAAATTTATGAGAAAGCCAGAGCGCAAGCCGTGCTTAATGCCGGCAGCGAAGCCGAAGTGCTGGCCATTCTGGATAAAGCGGATCAGGATGCCGCGCAGGTCGGATATGCAGAGCTGCTGGCGTTCAAGACGCAGAAATGGCAGGATAATCTGAGTAAATTGAAGTAA
- a CDS encoding AraC family transcriptional regulator: protein MSAEPWVNERQTIFYSLLDIEKVNRSSESKYGQTVFREHTLIILTEGSGHMAWNGTPIPLQQGTGMILEPGSVGRIECTQGEMSFTQLKFRPLTSTGETLNGVAQAPVNGLTRCGPVSCEPFSQCLLLLNALDQYHHSEQEIERFVSHIRFQELLLLILRAQLEQSAAKDTKSAVRRSIEYMKENYQQSLTVDQLAELAGTSRSRYTTLFKEITGQLPLDYLNWIRIDRAQQLLLLTGDRLNTIAQAVGYSNEYYFNRRFKGTIGMTPGQYRHSHQEKRIFAPFLEDFLLALGIKPVVQYCHAHWGRQEYLQLQEIPEFDISSGNWEVLSGHRPELILLDQGHERWSLEECRRVAPLFRLPYGCEDWRSTLRTVAAVSGRLDSVSEVIMDYEQHARQAQLKLRRSVRSQTVAVLRISACGAVLYGCGELGYIGNVLYRDLGLLPHPLVQQWTRGERRVSLTGEMLSRLEADHLFITFDKQEGEGRSLLDSKLWRSLPAVRSGCVYEVDFMAWMNYGVLSHRRKIDDVLQVLA, encoded by the coding sequence ATGTCAGCTGAACCTTGGGTGAATGAGCGTCAAACGATATTCTATTCCTTGCTGGATATAGAGAAGGTTAATCGTTCTTCAGAGAGTAAATATGGACAAACCGTGTTCCGGGAGCACACTTTAATCATCCTTACAGAAGGATCGGGCCATATGGCATGGAACGGTACTCCTATCCCTCTGCAGCAAGGAACAGGCATGATCTTGGAACCGGGAAGCGTCGGAAGGATCGAGTGCACACAAGGTGAAATGAGCTTCACCCAATTAAAGTTCAGACCTCTGACCAGCACCGGTGAGACTCTAAACGGAGTGGCACAGGCTCCAGTGAACGGATTAACCCGCTGCGGGCCGGTGAGTTGTGAGCCGTTCTCCCAATGTCTGCTGCTGCTGAACGCGCTGGATCAGTATCATCACTCTGAGCAAGAAATCGAACGGTTCGTCAGTCATATCCGGTTTCAGGAGCTGCTGCTGCTGATTCTTCGGGCCCAACTGGAGCAGTCTGCGGCAAAAGACACCAAAAGCGCTGTGCGGCGTTCCATTGAATATATGAAAGAGAACTACCAGCAGTCACTGACTGTCGACCAGTTGGCTGAGCTGGCCGGGACCAGTCGTTCCCGCTACACCACCCTGTTCAAGGAGATTACCGGACAGCTGCCGCTGGACTATTTGAACTGGATCCGAATTGACCGGGCCCAACAGCTGCTGCTGCTGACGGGAGACCGTCTGAATACGATCGCACAGGCTGTCGGATACAGCAATGAGTATTACTTCAACCGGCGGTTCAAGGGGACCATTGGCATGACTCCGGGACAATATCGCCATTCCCATCAGGAGAAGCGGATCTTTGCTCCATTTCTGGAAGATTTCCTGCTGGCGCTGGGCATCAAGCCGGTGGTGCAGTATTGTCATGCCCATTGGGGCAGGCAGGAGTATCTGCAGCTTCAGGAGATTCCCGAGTTCGATATTTCCTCCGGGAATTGGGAAGTCCTGTCCGGCCACCGCCCGGAACTGATTCTGCTGGACCAGGGGCATGAGCGTTGGAGTCTGGAGGAATGCCGGCGGGTGGCTCCGCTGTTTCGGCTGCCGTATGGCTGCGAGGACTGGCGTTCCACACTTCGCACGGTGGCCGCAGTTTCAGGGCGGCTGGACAGCGTAAGCGAGGTTATCATGGACTACGAGCAGCATGCCCGGCAGGCACAGCTTAAGCTGCGACGATCTGTGCGTTCCCAGACGGTGGCCGTGCTGCGGATTTCCGCTTGTGGAGCCGTGCTGTATGGATGCGGAGAGCTGGGGTACATAGGTAATGTGCTGTACAGGGACTTGGGCTTGCTGCCTCATCCTCTGGTTCAGCAGTGGACCCGGGGCGAGCGGAGGGTAAGTCTTACTGGAGAGATGTTGTCCCGTCTGGAGGCGGATCACCTGTTCATCACCTTCGATAAGCAGGAAGGCGAGGGCCGCAGTCTGCTGGACAGCAAGCTCTGGCGCAGTCTGCCCGCTGTTCGCAGCGGCTGTGTTTATGAAGTGGATTTTATGGCCTGGATGAATTATGGCGTGTTGTCCCATCGCCGGAAGATTGATGATGTGCTGCAGGTATTGGCTTGA
- a CDS encoding ABC transporter permease — MVVPALLFILVFSYIPMYGVLMAFQDYNLFKGFAGSSWVGLKHFEMFFNAPEFWTIMRNTVVISLLKLLIGFPAPIILALMLNEIKGRAFKRTVQTISYLPHFLSWVIVSGFVMSMLSTENGSVNMLLEKLNLIEDPVNFLSLPQYFWSILVTTGVWKEIGFSSIVYLAAIAGVDPHMHEAASMDGASRLRQMFSITLPSILPVIIVFLILAIGNLLSAGFEDILLLGSNPVLRDVGDVIDTYVYRIGIQNNRYSYATAAGLFKSLIGVFLLVGANYAARKSGNSLW, encoded by the coding sequence ATGGTGGTGCCTGCCTTACTGTTTATCCTTGTCTTCAGTTATATCCCCATGTATGGCGTGCTGATGGCTTTTCAGGATTACAATCTGTTTAAGGGTTTTGCCGGCAGTTCCTGGGTAGGGCTTAAGCATTTTGAAATGTTCTTTAACGCTCCGGAGTTCTGGACTATTATGCGCAACACGGTCGTTATCAGTCTGCTTAAGCTGCTGATAGGTTTTCCCGCCCCGATTATACTAGCCCTGATGCTGAATGAGATCAAGGGGAGGGCGTTCAAACGAACAGTTCAGACTATCAGCTACCTGCCGCATTTCTTGTCCTGGGTGATTGTCTCCGGGTTCGTGATGTCCATGCTCTCCACGGAGAACGGCAGTGTAAATATGCTGCTGGAGAAGCTGAATTTAATTGAGGACCCGGTCAATTTCCTCTCCCTTCCGCAGTATTTCTGGTCCATTCTCGTAACAACAGGTGTGTGGAAAGAGATTGGCTTCTCCTCTATTGTCTACCTGGCCGCTATTGCCGGTGTCGATCCCCATATGCATGAAGCGGCGTCCATGGATGGCGCAAGCCGGCTTAGGCAGATGTTCTCGATTACGCTGCCCTCGATTCTGCCGGTGATTATCGTCTTCCTGATTCTCGCGATCGGCAATCTGCTCAGTGCAGGATTTGAAGACATTCTCCTGCTTGGCTCGAACCCGGTGCTGCGCGACGTTGGCGATGTCATCGATACGTATGTATACCGGATCGGTATCCAGAACAACCGCTATTCTTATGCAACGGCGGCGGGACTCTTCAAATCATTAATCGGGGTGTTCCTGCTGGTAGGCGCCAATTACGCTGCACGCAAGTCCGGCAACAGCCTATGGTAA
- a CDS encoding LLM class flavin-dependent oxidoreductase — MELGISTFVETTPDVETGKTMSHAERLREVVEEIVLAEQVGLDVYGIGEHHRADFAASSPAVVLAAAAVRTSRIRLTSTVMILSSADPVRVFQDFATLDGISNGRAELMVGRGSFTESFPLFGYDLKDYEEIFDEKLDLLLSIQQSEKVTWSGKYRPAIHNLGIYPRPVQTPLPIWIGSAGSPESAVRAGELGLPFALAIIGGVRPLDYARHVQLYKEAAARAGHDLARLPIASHSHGFIAETQQLAVEKFFPSTHARTNVRALEKGLPPYHRSDYDAACSPEGALYVGDPQTVASKIIHLHEHVGITRFLLHMPHGTMPHADVMQAIRLFGTEVAPRVREAAARILDCRLNG, encoded by the coding sequence TTGGAACTTGGGATAAGCACCTTTGTGGAGACAACGCCGGATGTAGAAACCGGCAAGACGATGAGCCATGCAGAACGTTTGCGTGAAGTGGTAGAGGAGATTGTGCTCGCGGAGCAGGTGGGACTGGATGTATACGGTATTGGTGAACATCATCGGGCTGATTTTGCCGCATCATCGCCTGCGGTGGTGTTGGCTGCGGCAGCAGTCCGGACATCCAGAATTCGTCTGACCAGCACCGTAATGATTCTGTCCTCGGCCGATCCGGTCCGTGTATTTCAGGACTTCGCTACACTGGACGGAATTTCGAACGGGCGCGCGGAGCTGATGGTGGGCCGTGGCTCCTTTACAGAGTCGTTTCCGTTATTCGGCTATGATCTCAAGGATTATGAAGAGATTTTTGATGAGAAGCTGGACTTGCTGTTAAGCATTCAGCAGTCCGAGAAAGTCACCTGGAGCGGCAAATATAGACCTGCTATACATAATTTAGGTATTTATCCGCGGCCCGTGCAGACACCTCTGCCGATATGGATAGGCAGTGCGGGGAGTCCGGAGTCTGCGGTCCGCGCCGGAGAATTGGGATTGCCTTTTGCGCTGGCTATTATCGGAGGGGTTCGTCCCTTGGACTATGCCAGGCATGTGCAGCTGTATAAGGAAGCGGCGGCTCGAGCAGGCCATGATCTCGCCCGGCTGCCGATTGCGTCGCATTCGCATGGCTTTATCGCTGAGACTCAGCAGCTGGCTGTAGAGAAGTTTTTCCCGTCAACCCACGCACGGACCAATGTGAGAGCGCTGGAGAAGGGGCTGCCTCCTTATCACCGTTCGGATTATGATGCGGCATGCAGCCCGGAAGGCGCTTTGTATGTAGGAGATCCGCAGACGGTGGCGTCCAAGATCATCCACCTGCATGAGCATGTGGGGATTACAAGATTCCTGCTGCATATGCCTCATGGCACGATGCCACATGCGGATGTGATGCAGGCGATCAGGCTGTTTGGGACGGAAGTCGCTCCACGTGTACGGGAAGCGGCAGCCCGAATTCTGGATTGCAGACTTAACGGTTAA
- a CDS encoding carboxymuconolactone decarboxylase family protein — MRNPVIESNVRETLGEIAPAFARYSEDMLFGDVWRREQLMPRDRSLVTIAALVASGHTEQLPFHIRLALKNGLGQEELIEVITHLAFYAGWPRAASALQVAKETLQDVNLDSETSRD; from the coding sequence ATGAGAAATCCTGTGATAGAATCGAATGTTCGCGAAACGTTGGGGGAGATAGCGCCTGCGTTCGCCCGTTATTCGGAGGACATGCTGTTCGGCGATGTGTGGAGAAGAGAGCAACTGATGCCGCGGGACCGCAGTCTTGTCACCATAGCTGCGCTTGTTGCCAGTGGGCATACGGAGCAGCTTCCTTTTCATATCCGGCTTGCTCTGAAGAATGGCCTGGGCCAAGAGGAGTTGATTGAGGTCATAACTCATCTCGCATTCTATGCGGGGTGGCCACGGGCTGCATCTGCGCTGCAGGTAGCCAAGGAAACGCTGCAAGACGTCAATCTGGACTCGGAGACAAGCCGGGACTGA
- a CDS encoding carbohydrate ABC transporter permease, which yields MKSTTGDRIMLAVIYSLLSLLAILAFYPFWNAAVISFNNGSDTVKGGVTFWPRQFSLENYRVVFEDSRLINGFVISILRTVIGTLASIAATAIFAYGMSKSELIGRKPYMVLCIITMYFSGGLIPTFLLIRELHLFNTFWVMVIPGLISVWNMIIFRTFFKSIPAGLEESARIDGCSNWGVLFRIVLPLSGPVLATLSLFTAVYHWNDWFTPSIYISDTGLMPIQTKLQQILNSNIMSEQLAQMDSAAQGRMSRMKAVTTKSLSMATMMVATLPILCVYPFLQKYFVKGVMVGSLKE from the coding sequence ATGAAATCCACAACCGGCGACAGAATCATGCTGGCGGTCATTTACAGCCTGCTGTCGCTCCTGGCGATTCTAGCCTTCTATCCCTTCTGGAATGCAGCTGTTATTTCCTTTAACAACGGTAGTGACACAGTGAAGGGAGGAGTCACCTTCTGGCCCAGACAGTTCTCCCTGGAGAATTACAGGGTTGTATTTGAAGACAGCCGTCTGATTAACGGCTTTGTCATTTCCATCCTGCGGACGGTGATCGGCACGCTGGCTTCAATCGCTGCTACGGCCATCTTCGCCTATGGCATGAGTAAATCGGAGCTGATCGGCCGCAAGCCATATATGGTGCTGTGCATCATTACGATGTATTTCAGCGGTGGTCTGATTCCAACCTTCCTGCTGATCCGCGAGCTGCATCTGTTTAATACGTTCTGGGTTATGGTGATTCCCGGACTCATCAGTGTGTGGAATATGATTATCTTCCGTACCTTTTTCAAAAGCATACCGGCAGGTCTGGAGGAATCCGCGCGGATTGACGGCTGCTCCAACTGGGGAGTGCTGTTTCGGATCGTTCTGCCTTTGTCCGGGCCAGTTCTCGCCACCTTGTCATTGTTCACCGCGGTATATCACTGGAATGACTGGTTTACACCCAGCATCTATATCAGCGATACCGGGCTGATGCCGATTCAGACCAAGCTGCAGCAGATTCTGAACTCGAACATTATGAGTGAGCAGCTGGCCCAGATGGATTCGGCAGCCCAAGGGCGGATGAGCAGAATGAAGGCGGTGACGACCAAATCGCTGTCGATGGCGACAATGATGGTTGCGACGCTCCCGATCCTCTGTGTCTATCCTTTTCTACAGAAATATTTCGTCAAAGGCGTAATGGTCGGATCATTGAAAGAATAG
- a CDS encoding LysR family transcriptional regulator produces the protein MDLKELTAFQTILQEGNFSRAAAKLNYAQSTITNQIQRLEKELGIQLFNRGWDSELTDEGRIMAAEIDQLIQHWNYVAEQAKALHKEELGTLNVGALESLTEHILPHSLRRFRELKPRISCHFVIGNTDLLSRALLQNQLDFAVCGEPVEPAAFHFEPLYTERISFIAAQNHPLADRESIPFEELLRYPLVVGGATCLYSLALAKQFARYSQTPWLYTVSQISAIPQFVRSLSAVGAVLDSTPIPPETVRIPVDLQDSLLPVGILQLRSVTHPSSSMKLLMNYVTEELNDSHLLS, from the coding sequence ATGGACCTAAAAGAACTGACCGCCTTTCAGACCATTCTGCAAGAAGGCAATTTCTCAAGAGCAGCTGCCAAACTCAACTACGCACAATCTACAATAACGAATCAGATCCAGCGTCTGGAGAAGGAATTGGGAATTCAGCTGTTTAACCGGGGCTGGGATTCCGAGCTGACAGATGAAGGACGGATTATGGCTGCAGAAATAGATCAGCTTATTCAACACTGGAATTATGTAGCGGAGCAGGCCAAAGCGCTGCACAAAGAGGAGCTTGGCACCCTGAACGTCGGAGCGCTGGAGTCCTTGACAGAACATATTCTGCCACACTCCTTGCGCCGGTTCAGGGAACTCAAGCCCCGGATCTCTTGTCATTTTGTGATTGGAAATACTGACTTGCTGTCACGTGCCCTGCTGCAGAATCAACTCGATTTCGCTGTGTGCGGTGAACCTGTGGAACCTGCCGCTTTTCACTTCGAACCTTTGTACACGGAGCGGATCTCTTTCATCGCTGCACAGAACCATCCACTGGCTGATAGAGAGTCGATCCCTTTCGAAGAACTGCTCCGGTATCCGCTGGTGGTTGGTGGAGCGACTTGTCTGTATTCGTTGGCGTTAGCGAAGCAGTTTGCCCGTTACAGCCAGACGCCTTGGTTGTACACGGTGAGCCAAATCTCGGCCATCCCGCAATTCGTCCGCAGCCTCTCAGCTGTAGGAGCTGTTCTCGATTCCACACCAATACCGCCTGAAACCGTCAGAATCCCTGTGGATCTGCAGGATTCGCTCCTGCCTGTTGGCATCCTGCAGCTGCGAAGCGTGACACATCCCTCTTCGTCAATGAAGCTTCTGATGAACTATGTGACGGAAGAACTGAACGATTCACATCTTCTATCTTAA
- a CDS encoding N-acetylglucosamine kinase, whose product MNYYLGIDGGGSKTLAVISDEAGRIIGRAVTGCGNHQAGAAEAEQNIRQAVDEVLRSAGLAKDRITYSVFGLAGADREADFLVLRPMIACLGLQRYHIVCDTVIGLRAGTRQSYGAVVICGTGTNAYGINRQGEELQVGGFGYAFGDFGGGGSLAVEVFRSVIRAWEGRERPTRLSQVALAELGFTTTEEMFHHYLDHGMRVPNGLAKLLFEVAEHDEIAREILRRQGRELGIAASAVIRKLGMQQDSFDLVMAGSILTRGDSRYIVPYIEAEVASLAPGCRLTVLGLEPVAGALYMAMESSGCSVEEPVYEALDHQLSVKAANVVWIND is encoded by the coding sequence TTGAACTACTATTTGGGCATAGACGGCGGGGGCAGTAAGACACTGGCAGTCATATCTGACGAAGCGGGGCGGATTATAGGCCGCGCGGTAACCGGATGCGGAAACCACCAGGCCGGAGCAGCGGAGGCTGAACAGAACATCCGTCAGGCCGTGGATGAGGTGCTGCGCTCGGCAGGTCTTGCGAAAGATAGAATCACCTATTCCGTATTCGGGCTGGCAGGAGCGGACCGGGAGGCCGATTTCCTGGTGCTGCGGCCGATGATTGCATGCCTGGGCTTGCAGCGGTATCACATCGTGTGTGACACAGTGATCGGCCTGCGCGCCGGAACCCGGCAGTCCTATGGAGCGGTCGTGATCTGTGGAACGGGCACCAACGCTTATGGAATAAACCGTCAGGGCGAGGAACTGCAGGTCGGAGGCTTCGGCTATGCCTTCGGTGATTTCGGAGGCGGCGGTTCTCTTGCTGTGGAGGTCTTCCGGTCCGTTATCCGGGCCTGGGAAGGGCGGGAACGTCCCACCAGATTGTCTCAGGTTGCACTTGCGGAGCTTGGCTTCACCACGACGGAAGAGATGTTCCATCATTATCTGGATCACGGCATGCGCGTGCCTAACGGGCTTGCCAAGCTGCTGTTCGAGGTGGCGGAGCATGATGAAATCGCAAGAGAAATCCTGCGCAGGCAGGGGAGGGAGCTGGGTATTGCCGCAAGTGCGGTAATCCGCAAGCTGGGCATGCAGCAGGACAGCTTCGATCTGGTTATGGCCGGAAGCATTCTGACCCGTGGCGACAGCCGCTATATTGTACCCTATATTGAAGCGGAGGTTGCTTCACTGGCTCCGGGCTGCCGGTTGACGGTTCTTGGACTTGAGCCTGTGGCTGGGGCGCTGTATATGGCTATGGAGAGCAGCGGGTGTTCTGTGGAAGAACCAGTATATGAAGCGTTAGACCATCAACTATCTGTAAAGGCGGCGAATGTGGTATGGATCAACGATTGA
- a CDS encoding S-layer homology domain-containing protein — MSNVTRVYAAVFNHKTFADLPDAYWAKHAVEVLASRGVITGVSAKQFMPDQKITHADYALLLVRALGLSGAGENSFLNVAQDDYFYGELMTANKLGIVNGQADGRFQPKQSISRQEMFVITARALRAAGLWNSMPETSGAVSAVASVPAASRAVSATASVPAASRAFSGAAFAPAASGAVSAAASVPAASGAVSAVASVPAASFSDQNHIALYAAEDIAAPAAAGYLQGDTRQQLNPTAYSTRAEAAVLLYRILGLE, encoded by the coding sequence ATTTCGAACGTAACCCGGGTATATGCGGCGGTCTTCAACCACAAGACGTTCGCGGATCTGCCGGATGCGTACTGGGCGAAGCACGCGGTTGAAGTCCTGGCTTCGAGAGGAGTCATAACCGGCGTGTCCGCAAAGCAATTCATGCCGGATCAGAAGATTACGCACGCAGATTACGCCCTACTGCTGGTTCGCGCATTGGGTCTGTCCGGTGCAGGGGAGAACAGCTTCCTTAATGTGGCGCAGGACGATTACTTCTACGGGGAACTAATGACCGCGAACAAGCTGGGGATCGTGAACGGCCAAGCAGACGGCCGCTTTCAGCCGAAGCAGTCCATCTCCAGACAGGAGATGTTCGTGATAACAGCCAGAGCGCTGCGGGCAGCAGGTCTCTGGAATTCCATGCCTGAAACCTCTGGTGCAGTTTCTGCTGTAGCTTCTGTACCGGCAGCCTCTCGTGCAGTTTCTGCTACTGCTTCTGTACCGGCAGCCTCTCGTGCGTTTTCTGGTGCAGCTTTTGCACCGGCAGCCTCTGGTGCAGTTTCTGCTGCAGCTTCTGTACCGGCAGCCTCTGGTGCAGTTTCTGCTGTAGCTTCTGTACCGGCAGCCTCCTTCAGCGACCAGAACCATATTGCCCTTTATGCCGCCGAGGATATTGCTGCGCCGGCTGCAGCGGGCTACCTGCAGGGAGATACCCGGCAGCAGCTGAACCCGACAGCCTATTCCACCCGCGCCGAAGCAGCTGTGCTGCTCTACAGAATACTGGGGCTGGAATAG